The following coding sequences lie in one Dehalococcoidales bacterium genomic window:
- a CDS encoding HesA/MoeB/ThiF family protein codes for MVLGVLTGNEIARYRRQISFFGKNGQKKLKRARVFVAGAGGLGSAVLAYLTAAGIGSIRVVDNDIVELSNLNRQILHWDGDVGREKVASAKEKLEKMNANVKLEVISATIDKDNVEELVADYDMIVDAMDNFSTRYVLNRAALSRKIPFFHGAVQGFYGQLTTIIPDHTACLRCIFPEAPPPATPAVVGVTPGVIGCLQAGEVIKYILGMGELLEDRLLIWDGLKVEMDEVLLEKNPDCRDCGSRVSL; via the coding sequence ATGGTGCTTGGTGTATTAACCGGTAATGAGATAGCGAGATACCGGAGGCAGATAAGCTTCTTCGGCAAGAACGGCCAGAAGAAGCTTAAGAGAGCAAGGGTCTTTGTTGCCGGCGCGGGTGGTCTTGGTTCTGCGGTGTTGGCGTATCTTACTGCAGCCGGCATCGGCAGTATCAGGGTGGTTGACAACGACATTGTCGAGCTGTCTAATCTGAACCGGCAGATACTACACTGGGACGGCGACGTGGGCAGGGAAAAAGTAGCCTCGGCGAAGGAAAAACTGGAGAAGATGAATGCCAACGTTAAGCTGGAGGTTATCTCAGCGACGATAGATAAAGACAATGTCGAAGAGCTTGTTGCTGATTATGATATGATTGTCGACGCAATGGACAACTTTAGCACCCGTTACGTGTTGAACAGGGCGGCGTTGTCCCGAAAAATCCCTTTCTTTCATGGTGCCGTCCAGGGGTTCTACGGGCAGTTGACTACCATTATCCCCGACCATACTGCCTGCTTGAGGTGTATTTTCCCCGAGGCTCCTCCGCCGGCCACACCCGCCGTGGTCGGAGTAACCCCCGGTGTTATCGGTTGCCTTCAGGCAGGTGAGGTGATAAAATATATCCTTGGGATGGGGGAGCTTCTGGAGGATCGGCTCTTGATATGGGATGGACTGAAGGTGGAAATGGACGAAGTCCTGCTGGAAAAGAATCCGGATTGTAGGGACTGTGGTAGTAGAGTCAGCTTATGA